One region of Mycolicibacterium lutetiense genomic DNA includes:
- a CDS encoding quinone oxidoreductase family protein has translation MYAIEVAETGGPEVLSYVERPEPAPGPGEVLIKAEAIGVNFIDTYFRSGLYPRDLPFVVGSEVCGTVAAVGDDVAALAVGDRVVTANATGAYADLCVAPADFVAYVPDNVAPDAIASALLKGMTAHYLIKSTYPVQPNDTVLVHAGAGGVGLILTQWATSIGTRVITTASTPEKAELSRQAGAIEVLEYPEDPVEFADKIRDLTGGAGVAAVYDGVGASTFDASLASLAVRGTLALFGAASGPVPPVDPQRLNAAGSVFLTRPTLAHHTRTPDEFSWRAGELINAIADGSITITVGGRYPLAEAAQAHTDLQGRRTVGSVVLVP, from the coding sequence GTGTATGCCATCGAAGTTGCCGAGACCGGCGGACCCGAAGTCCTGAGCTACGTCGAGCGGCCCGAGCCCGCTCCCGGCCCGGGCGAGGTACTGATCAAGGCCGAAGCCATCGGCGTCAACTTCATCGACACCTACTTCCGGTCCGGGTTGTATCCGCGCGACCTGCCGTTCGTCGTCGGGTCCGAAGTCTGCGGTACGGTCGCCGCCGTCGGTGACGATGTCGCGGCGCTGGCCGTCGGCGACCGCGTGGTCACCGCCAACGCGACCGGCGCATACGCCGATTTGTGCGTCGCCCCAGCTGATTTCGTTGCCTACGTGCCTGACAATGTGGCCCCCGACGCCATCGCCTCGGCGCTGCTGAAGGGTATGACCGCCCACTACCTGATCAAGTCCACCTACCCGGTGCAGCCGAACGACACGGTGCTGGTGCATGCCGGGGCCGGCGGCGTCGGCCTGATCCTCACCCAGTGGGCCACCAGCATCGGCACCCGCGTGATCACCACGGCCTCGACACCGGAGAAGGCCGAGTTGTCTCGGCAGGCCGGCGCGATCGAGGTGCTCGAGTACCCCGAGGATCCGGTCGAGTTCGCCGACAAGATCCGCGACCTCACCGGCGGGGCGGGTGTGGCCGCAGTGTACGACGGGGTCGGCGCGTCGACGTTCGACGCCAGCCTGGCCAGCCTCGCGGTGCGTGGCACGCTGGCCCTGTTCGGGGCGGCCAGCGGTCCGGTGCCACCGGTGGACCCCCAACGGCTCAACGCGGCAGGGTCTGTGTTCCTGACCCGGCCGACGCTGGCCCACCACACCCGCACACCCGATGAATTCTCTTGGCGTGCGGGCGAATTGATCAATGCCATCGCAGACGGATCGATCACCATCACCGTCGGCGGCCGCTACCCGCTGGCCGAGGCGGCCCAGGCCCACACCGACCTGCAAGGGCGCCGGACGGTCGGCTCCGTCGTGCTGGTGCCCTAG